In Mytilus trossulus isolate FHL-02 chromosome 6, PNRI_Mtr1.1.1.hap1, whole genome shotgun sequence, a single window of DNA contains:
- the LOC134723734 gene encoding uncharacterized protein LOC134723734, with product MNLLILINNPIAIVAGAVFQFNIHKDTINGETVILPCENKQGNELVQWTRRDKNTEKSFTTVYSDGWRINHRLQLHERLEIVGKKGGEDYGLQISNVTSLDTGLYRCAVDTISNLTYYLVTLEVKDRYEDLRTGSVFTVVNTTFQFMKNTDESRVFSPIPIVPILLIPSITVVMLLAFIAAKGLYQTRHVNKVSCSQVNDQQGNVGELQQSEHFYDKVDYDEMTCAVQNNSHITESSYHYPDTRNVETMLLNLDNPPTGASQEIDRNNQASVSEHAYDYSYVSNVYQPLTENWGTYSETRTYAQCPPCQTVSGCYNIAD from the exons GAGCTGTTTTCcaatttaatattcataaagacaCTATCAATGGAGAAACAGTTATTCTTCCTTGTGAAAACAAACAAGGCAATGAATTAGTACAATGGACTCGGCGAGacaaaaacacagaaaaatCATTTACAACTGTATACAGCGATGGATGGAGAATTAATCATCGTTTGCAGCTTCACGAGAGACTGGAGATTGTCGGCAAGAAAGGTGGAGAGGATTATGGATTACAAATATCAAACGTAACATCATTGGATACTGGGTTATACAGATGTGCAGTGGATACCATATCTAATCTGACTTATTATTTAGTTACCTTAGAAGTGAAGG ATAGATATGAGGACCTGCGAACCGGTTCCGTATTTACCGTGGTCAATACAACCTTTCAATTTATGAAGAACACAGATGAAAGCAGAGTTTTTTCAC CAATTCCTATTGTTCCCATTCTCTTGATTCCGTCAATCACAGTGGTTATGTTATTAGCATTTATTGCAGCAAAAGGACTTTATCAAACAAGACACGTAAACAAAGTATCATGTTCACAAGTCAATGATCAACAGGGCAATGTCGGAGAATTACAACAAAGTGAACATTTTTACGATAAAGTTGATTATGACGAAATGACTTGCGCAGTTCAAAACAATTCTCACATTACTGAATCTTCCTACCATTACCCCGATACAAGAAATGTTGAAACAATGTTGTTGAATCTTGATAACCCGCCGACCGGGGCATCACAGGAAATCGACAGGAATAACCAAGCAAGCGTTTCCGAACATGCATACGACTATTCCTATGTTAGCAATGTTTATCAACCCCTCACTGAAAATTGGGGAACTTACTCTGAGACTCGAACATATGCACAATGTCCACCATGCCAAACTGTTAGTGGTTGCTACAACATTGCTGACTGA